The following coding sequences lie in one Spirosoma sp. KUDC1026 genomic window:
- a CDS encoding zeta toxin family protein, whose protein sequence is MPNLYILAGPNGAGKTTAAYTLLPEVLGVVEFVNADEIARGLSPFNVESVAFEAGRLMLQRIDQLLDKQVDFAFETTLSTRSYVQTIKRAQQAGYSVKLYYFWLPSADMSKERVARRVARGGHNIPTEVIERRYSRSIKNLVQLYQPICTHFTVFDNSGTVAQRVASGGMYTEIEVFIEDSWVRILAYGN, encoded by the coding sequence ATGCCCAACCTCTACATACTGGCCGGGCCAAATGGAGCCGGAAAAACGACGGCTGCCTACACGCTGTTGCCGGAAGTACTGGGAGTGGTGGAGTTTGTGAATGCCGATGAGATTGCCCGGGGACTATCGCCCTTTAATGTGGAGTCTGTTGCATTTGAAGCAGGCCGCCTGATGCTGCAACGTATCGATCAGCTACTCGACAAACAGGTTGATTTTGCTTTTGAAACAACACTGTCAACGCGCTCGTACGTTCAGACGATCAAGCGAGCGCAGCAGGCTGGGTATTCGGTAAAATTGTATTATTTCTGGCTACCTTCGGCTGATATGTCAAAGGAACGGGTAGCCAGACGAGTCGCACGTGGTGGGCACAACATCCCGACTGAAGTAATTGAACGACGTTATAGTCGTAGTATAAAAAACTTGGTTCAGCTCTATCAGCCAATTTGCACACACTTTACCGTGTTTGATAATAGTGGAACCGTTGCTCAAAGGGTAGCTTCTGGTGGAATGTATACTGAGATAGAAGTGTTTATTGAAGATAGTTGGGTCCGAATTTTAGCCTATGGAAACTAA
- a CDS encoding M20 family metallo-hydrolase, with protein sequence MSQPVTPAVRQTQLTADALDLLKRLIATPSFSREETQTARLIEDFFQQRSIPFERLKNNIWAKNQHFDPAKPTILLNSHHDTVKPNTSWTLDPFTPLEQDDKLFGLGSNDAGGCLVSLMATFAYFYDRPDMAYNIVMAASAEEEISGRDGLELLLPDLPPVSFAIVGEPTEMQLAIAEKGLLVLDCVAHGVSGHAARDEGENAIYKAIKDINWLSTYQFPNVSPTLGPIKLSVTIINAGTQHNVVPDKCQFTVDVRVTEQYTLEEVIAIIRENIESEVTARSVRLTPSSIPADHPIVQAGLALGRTTYGSPTTSDQAVLSCPSLKCGPGHSSRSHSANEFIYLREIGEGVDGYIRMLEQVI encoded by the coding sequence ATGTCACAACCCGTCACTCCAGCCGTGCGTCAGACTCAGCTTACCGCCGATGCCCTGGATTTGCTTAAGCGCCTGATTGCTACACCATCATTCAGCCGGGAAGAAACCCAGACAGCCCGTCTGATCGAAGATTTTTTTCAGCAGCGGTCAATTCCATTTGAGCGGCTGAAAAACAACATCTGGGCGAAAAACCAGCATTTCGATCCGGCGAAACCGACAATTCTTCTCAATTCGCACCACGATACGGTCAAACCGAATACCTCGTGGACGCTTGATCCGTTTACTCCGCTCGAGCAGGACGATAAGCTGTTTGGGCTGGGCAGCAACGACGCGGGCGGGTGTCTGGTGTCGCTGATGGCTACATTTGCCTATTTCTACGATCGGCCGGACATGGCGTACAACATCGTTATGGCGGCCAGTGCTGAGGAAGAAATCTCGGGTCGCGACGGGCTGGAGCTGTTATTACCCGATCTGCCACCTGTCAGTTTTGCTATTGTGGGCGAGCCTACCGAAATGCAGCTGGCCATCGCCGAGAAGGGGTTATTGGTGCTGGATTGTGTTGCGCATGGTGTCAGCGGTCATGCCGCCCGCGACGAAGGTGAAAACGCCATCTACAAAGCAATAAAAGACATCAACTGGCTGTCGACCTACCAGTTTCCGAACGTATCGCCGACGCTGGGACCCATCAAACTGTCGGTAACGATCATCAACGCCGGTACTCAGCACAACGTAGTGCCGGACAAATGCCAGTTTACGGTTGATGTTCGGGTGACGGAACAATACACCCTTGAAGAGGTAATTGCCATCATCCGGGAAAATATCGAATCGGAAGTAACTGCCCGGTCGGTTCGGCTGACCCCCTCATCCATTCCCGCCGATCACCCGATTGTGCAGGCCGGACTGGCGCTGGGCCGTACGACCTATGGATCACCAACAACATCCGACCAGGCAGTGCTGAGCTGTCCCTCACTGAAATGTGGACCGGGTCATTCGAGTCGGTCGCACTCGGCGAACGAGTTTATCTACCTGCGTGAGATTGGCGAAGGCGTTGACGGCTACATCCGGATGCTGGAACAGGTTATCTAG
- a CDS encoding L-rhamnose mutarotase: MRYCLALDLVDDPALIAEYEAYHQQIWPEIDASIRGAGVIDMAIYRAGNRLFMIMETDDETFSFEKKAESDAANPKVQEWEALMWKYQQALPVAKPGEKWLLMDKIFQL, from the coding sequence ATGCGCTACTGTCTTGCTCTTGATTTGGTCGACGATCCGGCGCTGATCGCCGAATACGAAGCCTACCACCAGCAGATCTGGCCCGAAATTGACGCCAGTATCCGGGGGGCGGGTGTAATTGATATGGCGATTTACCGCGCCGGTAACCGCCTGTTCATGATTATGGAAACCGACGATGAAACGTTCTCTTTCGAGAAGAAAGCCGAATCTGATGCGGCCAATCCGAAGGTGCAGGAATGGGAAGCGCTGATGTGGAAATACCAGCAGGCGTTACCTGTAGCCAAACCGGGCGAAAAATGGTTGCTGATGGATAAAATCTTTCAGTTGTAG
- a CDS encoding alpha-L-fucosidase has translation MFNRFRLLGLAGLLAISQVHAQPKPTARQLNWQQLETTAFLHFTVNTYTDKEWGDGTESPAIFNPTKLDARQWIKSLKDAGFKLAIITAKHHDGFCLWPTKFTEHSVKNSPWKDGKGDVVREVADACKEFGLKFGVYLSPWDRHEPRYGTASYNEYYKGQLRELLTNYGPIAEVWFDGAKGENAKDMTYDFAGYWALVRQLQPNAVMFSDAGPDVRWVGNEAGNAGETCWSTINTEGLAPGKADPKYLNRGDANGKQWVPAETDVSIRPGWFYHAAEDSKVRSGQNLVNLYYQSVGRNSLLLLNVPPNRDGLFADSDVASLREFRSILDETFKKNLIARQPKLTDKKLATAVSVAANQPLTLDLTGTQTVDRMSIQENIENGQHIASGRVEYWADGAWKELATFTTVGYKRLLRFPTITTSRLRVTVTEANGPVQLAEVGAYKASSREQ, from the coding sequence ATGTTTAACCGCTTTCGTTTACTGGGGCTGGCTGGCCTGCTGGCAATCAGCCAGGTGCACGCCCAGCCCAAACCAACGGCCCGTCAACTCAACTGGCAGCAACTCGAAACGACCGCTTTTCTGCACTTCACGGTCAATACCTATACCGACAAAGAATGGGGCGACGGTACTGAAAGCCCGGCTATTTTTAATCCAACCAAGCTCGACGCCCGGCAGTGGATCAAATCGCTGAAAGACGCTGGGTTCAAACTGGCGATCATTACGGCCAAACACCACGACGGCTTCTGTCTCTGGCCAACCAAGTTCACGGAGCACTCGGTCAAAAATAGTCCGTGGAAAGACGGCAAAGGGGACGTCGTGCGCGAAGTGGCCGATGCCTGTAAGGAGTTTGGGCTGAAATTTGGCGTGTATCTTTCTCCCTGGGACCGGCACGAACCCCGTTACGGTACGGCTTCGTACAACGAGTATTACAAAGGCCAGCTCCGCGAACTGCTGACCAACTATGGCCCGATTGCGGAGGTCTGGTTCGACGGCGCCAAAGGCGAAAATGCCAAGGACATGACCTACGATTTTGCCGGTTACTGGGCGCTGGTCCGCCAGTTACAGCCCAATGCGGTTATGTTCTCCGACGCTGGACCGGACGTACGCTGGGTTGGTAATGAAGCCGGTAACGCGGGCGAAACCTGCTGGTCGACGATCAATACCGAAGGGCTGGCTCCCGGCAAAGCCGACCCGAAATATCTGAACCGGGGCGATGCGAACGGAAAACAGTGGGTTCCGGCCGAAACCGACGTGTCGATCCGGCCGGGCTGGTTTTATCATGCCGCCGAAGACTCAAAAGTGCGTTCCGGCCAGAACCTGGTGAATCTGTACTACCAGTCGGTTGGGCGCAATAGTCTGCTGCTGCTGAACGTACCACCCAACCGGGATGGGCTCTTCGCTGATTCGGACGTTGCCAGCCTGCGCGAATTCCGTAGTATTCTGGATGAAACCTTCAAGAAAAATCTGATTGCCAGGCAGCCGAAACTGACGGATAAAAAACTGGCGACGGCGGTGAGCGTAGCGGCCAATCAGCCGTTGACGCTGGACCTGACTGGAACGCAGACGGTCGACCGGATGTCGATTCAGGAAAACATTGAGAACGGGCAGCACATTGCCAGCGGCCGCGTGGAATACTGGGCCGACGGCGCCTGGAAAGAACTGGCTACCTTTACGACGGTTGGTTATAAGCGGTTGCTGCGTTTTCCGACCATCACTACCAGCCGACTTCGGGTAACGGTGACGGAAGCCAACGGCCCGGTGCAATTGGCCGAAGTCGGGGCTTACAAGGCGTCGAGCCGCGAACAATAA
- a CDS encoding SDR family oxidoreductase: MNLNLDGKIILVTGGAKGIGAGICTVLAAEKAIPVIIGRNDSDNQQAVSQIRENGGEAYSFVAELSDPEQCRLAVENVKKQFGRIDGLVNNAGVNDGVGLENGTYEGFIASLQKNLVHYYLMVHHALPLLKESKGPIVNIGSKVAETGQGNTSAYAAANGGRNALTREWAVELLPYQIRVNCVIVAESWTPLYADWIKTLPNPDEKLKQIVAKIPLEKRMTTTEEIANMVVFLLSDKSSHTTGQLIHVDGGYTHLDRAITD, encoded by the coding sequence ATGAACCTAAACCTAGACGGAAAAATTATTCTGGTTACGGGCGGTGCTAAAGGGATCGGAGCAGGCATCTGCACGGTTCTGGCCGCCGAAAAAGCCATCCCGGTCATTATCGGCCGTAACGACTCAGACAACCAGCAGGCTGTTAGTCAGATTCGTGAAAATGGGGGCGAAGCTTACTCGTTTGTTGCCGAACTGTCTGATCCGGAGCAGTGTCGCCTGGCTGTTGAGAACGTAAAAAAGCAATTCGGCCGCATCGACGGACTGGTCAACAATGCGGGCGTGAACGATGGGGTAGGACTGGAGAATGGTACGTACGAAGGCTTTATAGCGTCGCTGCAAAAGAACCTGGTGCATTACTACCTCATGGTGCACCACGCCTTACCGTTGCTGAAAGAATCGAAAGGGCCCATTGTTAACATCGGCTCGAAAGTCGCCGAAACGGGGCAGGGAAACACGTCAGCCTATGCGGCTGCCAATGGGGGACGTAACGCGCTAACCCGCGAGTGGGCTGTTGAACTGCTACCCTACCAAATTCGGGTGAACTGCGTCATCGTAGCCGAAAGCTGGACTCCGCTCTATGCCGACTGGATAAAAACGCTGCCCAATCCGGACGAAAAGCTGAAGCAGATCGTCGCCAAGATTCCGCTGGAAAAACGAATGACCACCACGGAGGAGATTGCCAACATGGTTGTCTTTCTATTGTCAGACAAGTCAAGCCATACCACCGGTCAGCTGATCCACGTGGACGGCGGCTACACCCACCTGGACCGGGCCATTACGGACTGA
- the fucP gene encoding L-fucose:H+ symporter permease, translated as MALPTPTNPPKVTATGGNYKIAFALVTSLFFLWGLANSLNGSLIKQFQIALDLNRFQAGIVDFAFYLGYFFMALPAGYVMRKFGYKRGIILGLILYGGGALLFYPAAEARVYSFFLVALFTMACGIACLETAANLYVTVLGDPNKSEWRLNFSQSFNGISIILGPIIGALFIFSKTEYTPEMLSAMAPAQAEAIRVQEALSVQGPYLVIGLVIAVVTLLFAFTKMPEVGAEEEQAAGTITIPSLFRHRHLVLGIFAQFANVGAQAVLWGYFVDFKLDFSRDQHWGLAEGYMYLINSLTGGQLELTPTQIAGFHASFALVLLMVGRLVGTSLMSRYRPNVILSVFSAGAVAMVAVAIAMGGLTAVIALSFTYFFQSIMFPTIFALAVRGLGAESKLASSLIIMSIVGGALMPLVAGMLFAQGVVYALIVPLVCFSYITFYAMNGYKTNSTGLDSSGVPAEVAP; from the coding sequence ATGGCTTTACCAACGCCAACCAATCCGCCCAAGGTGACTGCCACCGGCGGAAATTACAAGATTGCTTTTGCTCTTGTTACCAGCTTATTCTTTCTGTGGGGACTAGCCAACAGCCTGAATGGGTCGCTGATCAAACAATTCCAGATCGCCCTGGACCTGAATCGTTTTCAGGCGGGGATTGTCGATTTTGCGTTTTATCTGGGTTACTTTTTCATGGCGCTACCTGCTGGCTACGTCATGCGGAAGTTTGGCTACAAACGTGGTATTATTCTCGGCCTGATTCTGTACGGTGGTGGTGCTCTGCTGTTCTATCCGGCGGCCGAAGCGCGGGTATACAGCTTCTTTCTGGTCGCGCTGTTTACGATGGCCTGCGGCATTGCCTGTCTGGAAACGGCCGCTAATCTGTACGTGACGGTACTGGGAGATCCAAATAAGTCGGAATGGCGTCTGAACTTTTCGCAGTCGTTCAACGGAATCAGTATCATCCTTGGCCCCATCATTGGCGCACTATTCATCTTCTCGAAAACGGAATACACGCCCGAAATGCTGTCCGCTATGGCTCCCGCTCAGGCCGAAGCGATCCGGGTGCAGGAGGCTTTATCCGTGCAGGGACCTTACCTGGTGATTGGTCTGGTCATTGCCGTCGTAACGCTGCTGTTTGCGTTCACAAAAATGCCCGAAGTAGGCGCTGAGGAAGAACAGGCCGCGGGAACAATCACGATTCCGAGCCTGTTCCGGCACCGGCATCTGGTACTGGGAATTTTTGCCCAGTTTGCCAACGTAGGGGCGCAGGCCGTGTTGTGGGGTTATTTTGTGGACTTTAAACTGGATTTTTCCCGCGATCAGCATTGGGGACTGGCTGAAGGCTACATGTACCTGATTAACTCGCTGACAGGTGGCCAGCTGGAACTGACACCAACGCAGATTGCTGGTTTCCACGCATCGTTCGCTCTGGTATTGCTAATGGTAGGTCGCCTGGTAGGTACGTCGCTTATGTCGCGCTACCGGCCGAACGTTATTCTGTCGGTATTCTCGGCGGGTGCCGTGGCGATGGTGGCAGTCGCAATCGCCATGGGCGGTCTAACGGCCGTTATTGCGCTGAGCTTTACGTACTTCTTCCAGTCGATTATGTTTCCGACCATCTTCGCTCTGGCGGTACGCGGTCTGGGTGCTGAGTCTAAACTGGCGTCGTCGCTGATTATCATGAGTATCGTGGGAGGAGCCCTGATGCCACTGGTGGCGGGTATGCTGTTTGCGCAGGGTGTTGTGTATGCTCTGATCGTACCGCTCGTGTGCTTCAGTTATATTACGTTCTACGCCATGAACGGCTATAAAACCAACTCGACAGGTCTGGATTCATCGGGCGTACCCGCCGAAGTCGCTCCGTAA
- a CDS encoding type I phosphomannose isomerase catalytic subunit gives MLYPLTFETIFKDKIWGGQKIHTILGKDFPTGPDGPLPNCGETWEVSDVEGNVSVVKEGGLQGKSLRELVEQYKGELVGEHVFEKYGTRFPLLVKFIDANDDLSIQVHPNDELAEKRGSGYGKTEMWYIMQADEGAKLNSGFNREVTKDEYVKAVADNTIQDLLNIEPAKPGDVFFLPAGRVHYIGKGLLLAEIQQTSDTTYRIYDFDRVDQTTGQKRELHTDLAVDAIDYHHYDQYKTEYPKEINRSVNTVTSDYFVTNVLNFDQEVMHDYTHLDSFVILICVDGALTIQAEGGYNVPLKMGQCALLPASTTSVTLVPDGAMTVLETYVP, from the coding sequence ATGCTATACCCACTCACATTCGAGACTATTTTCAAAGACAAAATCTGGGGCGGCCAGAAGATACATACCATTCTGGGTAAGGACTTTCCTACCGGTCCGGATGGACCATTGCCAAACTGCGGAGAAACCTGGGAGGTGTCGGATGTTGAAGGCAACGTATCCGTCGTAAAAGAAGGTGGCCTGCAGGGTAAATCGCTGCGGGAACTGGTCGAACAGTACAAAGGCGAACTGGTGGGTGAGCATGTGTTCGAAAAATACGGTACCCGTTTTCCGCTGCTGGTGAAGTTTATCGACGCCAACGATGACCTGTCCATTCAGGTTCATCCCAATGATGAGTTGGCTGAGAAACGGGGGAGCGGCTACGGTAAAACGGAAATGTGGTACATCATGCAGGCCGATGAAGGCGCGAAGCTGAACTCAGGTTTCAATCGTGAGGTCACGAAAGACGAGTACGTCAAAGCCGTTGCCGACAATACCATCCAAGACCTGCTCAACATCGAGCCGGCCAAACCGGGCGACGTTTTCTTCCTGCCGGCGGGCCGGGTGCACTACATCGGTAAGGGACTGCTGCTGGCCGAAATCCAGCAAACGTCTGATACGACCTACCGGATTTACGACTTCGACCGGGTTGACCAGACTACGGGTCAGAAACGTGAGCTACATACTGATCTGGCCGTCGACGCGATCGACTATCACCATTATGACCAGTACAAAACGGAATACCCCAAAGAAATCAACCGGAGCGTCAACACCGTTACGAGCGACTACTTCGTTACCAACGTACTGAATTTCGATCAGGAGGTGATGCACGATTATACGCACCTGGATTCGTTTGTTATCCTGATCTGTGTCGACGGAGCGCTGACGATTCAGGCAGAAGGCGGCTACAACGTACCGCTGAAAATGGGCCAGTGCGCCCTGCTTCCCGCATCGACCACCTCGGTAACCCTGGTGCCGGACGGCGCGATGACGGTGCTGGAAACCTACGTACCTTAA
- a CDS encoding serine protease, with protein MFADAIDRVDPFTRPIHSIVRLFGHNEIVPGTATLFFINQEGCAITCRHVAELITQTEAIHKNHRKFQGERRGVERLPDASKRIAELEKKYNLRPDSVIRIRNNFVGCVDQFRELTIDMHPTQDLALLRFKGYNRLLYQSHAVFLKDTSRVKAGRSLCRLGYPFPEFTNFRYDTWSDDIEWTTAGRSASPRFPIDGIITRMLSENDMITSIEMSTPGLRGQSGGPLFDTNGVIYGMQSATRHLHLGFDIEDREVLVNGRKSRVSNYPFLNVGQCIHVDIIKAFLREKGVTFHEE; from the coding sequence ATGTTTGCTGACGCCATTGACCGCGTTGACCCGTTTACCCGTCCCATTCATTCCATCGTTCGTCTGTTTGGGCACAATGAAATAGTACCCGGTACCGCTACACTTTTCTTTATTAACCAGGAAGGCTGTGCCATTACCTGTCGCCACGTAGCAGAACTAATTACCCAGACTGAAGCTATCCATAAAAATCATCGGAAGTTTCAGGGCGAACGCCGGGGGGTCGAGCGGCTGCCCGACGCGTCGAAACGTATCGCCGAACTGGAGAAAAAATATAACCTGCGCCCCGACTCGGTAATTCGTATCCGGAACAACTTTGTGGGCTGCGTGGATCAGTTCAGGGAATTAACCATTGATATGCATCCCACGCAGGACCTGGCCTTATTACGTTTCAAAGGATACAATCGACTACTCTACCAGTCGCACGCCGTTTTTCTAAAAGATACAAGCCGGGTAAAAGCGGGTCGAAGTCTTTGCCGGCTTGGCTATCCATTCCCGGAGTTTACCAACTTCCGTTACGATACCTGGTCGGATGATATTGAATGGACTACGGCTGGACGTAGCGCGTCGCCCCGTTTCCCGATCGACGGTATCATTACGCGCATGCTGAGCGAAAACGACATGATAACCAGCATTGAAATGAGTACCCCCGGCCTGCGGGGCCAGAGCGGAGGTCCCTTATTCGATACAAATGGCGTGATTTATGGCATGCAGTCGGCAACGCGTCATCTGCATCTTGGATTTGATATTGAGGACCGCGAAGTACTCGTCAATGGGCGTAAAAGCCGGGTCTCAAACTACCCGTTTCTGAACGTAGGCCAGTGTATTCATGTCGACATCATCAAAGCGTTTCTGCGGGAAAAAGGCGTTACGTTTCACGAAGAGTAA
- a CDS encoding (Fe-S)-binding protein: protein MNVALFIPCYVDQFYPQVGIATMRLLEKVGVQATFPMEQTCCGQPMANAGCERDSIPVYQNYVRTFADYDYIVAPSGSCVYHVRKHFDIIEQTPAVKHVRERTFELVQFLTDVVGVTELEAEFPYRVGIHQSCHGLRGLRLASDSEMSPVRDGKLNQLLRQVKGLELVDLKRYDECCGFGGAFCVSEAAVSARMGQDRVQDHVQSGAQVITGGDMSCLMHMEGIVRRQKLPVRVMHVAEILTGSSM from the coding sequence ATGAATGTCGCTTTATTCATTCCCTGTTACGTCGATCAGTTCTATCCGCAGGTAGGCATTGCTACGATGCGGCTGCTGGAAAAAGTAGGTGTGCAGGCGACGTTCCCGATGGAACAAACCTGCTGCGGTCAGCCAATGGCTAACGCGGGCTGCGAACGGGACTCAATTCCCGTTTACCAGAACTACGTCCGAACCTTTGCTGATTACGACTACATCGTGGCCCCTTCGGGAAGTTGCGTGTACCACGTTCGTAAGCACTTCGATATTATTGAGCAAACGCCCGCGGTCAAGCACGTCCGCGAACGAACGTTTGAACTGGTGCAGTTCCTGACAGACGTTGTAGGAGTAACTGAACTGGAAGCTGAGTTTCCGTACCGGGTGGGTATTCATCAGAGCTGCCACGGGCTGCGGGGCTTGCGGCTGGCCAGTGATTCTGAAATGTCACCCGTCCGGGATGGGAAACTGAACCAACTGCTTCGGCAGGTGAAGGGGTTGGAGCTGGTGGATTTAAAGCGTTACGACGAATGCTGTGGCTTCGGTGGTGCGTTCTGCGTATCGGAAGCCGCTGTGTCTGCCCGGATGGGTCAGGATCGCGTGCAGGATCACGTACAAAGTGGCGCCCAAGTAATCACTGGGGGCGACATGTCCTGCCTGATGCATATGGAAGGTATTGTCCGGCGGCAGAAGTTGCCCGTACGTGTCATGCATGTAGCCGAAATTCTGACGGGTAGTTCGATGTAA